CTTCGAGCGGCTTTCAAAGCGGTGTCGGATGGGAAACAGGTGGCCATGCTGGTTCCCACGACGATTTTGGCCGAGCAGCATTACCAGGCTTTCAAGGAGAGATTCGAGGGCTTTCCAGTAGAAGTGGCCAGTTTGAGCCGCTTCAAGACGACGGCTCAGCAAAAGCAGGTGCTGGAAGGGTTGAAAAAAGGGACGATCGATGTGGTTATCGGAACACATCGATTGTTGCAGAAGGACGTCGTTTTTCGGGACCTGGGTCTGCTCATCATCGATGAGGAACACCGTTTTGGAGTCAAGCACAAAGAAAAACTCAAAGAGTTCCGGGTCTCCGTGGACGTTTTGACGCTGACGGCTACTCCCATTCCACGCACTCTTCAAATGTCCCTTTCTGGGATGCGAGACCTCAGCACCATTGAGACCCCTCCTCAAGACCGCCACTCCATAGAGACCTTCATGTGCAAGTACGATGACCTCACGATCAAAGAGGCTATATACCGGGAGTTGGCAAGGAAGGGACAGGTTTTTTTCGTCCACAATCATGTGCAGAGCATATACCAGATGGCCAATGTACTGAAACAGCTTGTTCCTGAAGCCCGGCTTGCTGTGGCACACGGCCAGATGAAGGAACGGGAGCTTGAAAAGGTAATGCTCGACTTCATCGCTCAAAAAGTGGATGTCCTGGTTTGTACTACCATCATTGAATCGGGCCTGGACATCCCTGCGGCCAACACCATCATCATCAACCGTGCCGATAAGTTCGGACTGGCTCAGATTTACCAGTTGCGCGGGCGCGTGGGTCGATCCACCGAGCAGGCGTATGCCTATCTTCTCGTTCCAGGTGAAGATCTGATCAGTCGAGATGCTCAAAAACGTTTGAGGGCTTTGATGGATTTCAGTGAACTGGGTGCAGGGTTCAAAATCGCACTCAATGACTTGCAGATTCGTGGAGGAGGAACGATTTTAGGATCTTCTCAGTCAGGACACATCGCCGCCGTGGGCTACGAGCTCTACCTGGAACTGCTGGAAAGAACCGTGAAAGCGATGAAGGGCGATAAAGCTGAATCCGAGCCCATCGATACGGAAATCAATGTCCCCCTTTCCGCTTTCCTGCCGGTGACCTTCATTCCAGATACGGATCAAAGGCTTCTAGCGTATAAAAGGTTGTCGACGGTCGTCGCGGAAGAGGATGTGGATGAGTTGGTCGGAGAATGGCGGGACCGGTACGGTCCTTTTCCCGATACAGCCCGGAATTTGATCCTGTTGGCGAAAATTCGATTGCTTTTGAAACGGTTTGGCATCGTGAGAATGGACGGGGGAGAAGAGACTTTTACACTTCATTTTACGAAGGATACCGACCTTCAGAGGGTTTTTTTCTTTCTCGAGGAACAGAAATGCACCTGTCAACTGGAAGCGGATCGCAAGCTCAAGATGGAGATATGGGGGCGTAATTTGCCTCAGCGGTTGGCACGTTTCAAAAGAATCTTGCAGGAATTGGGGAAGAATGCTAGTAATATTAAGTTAATTCAGTAACTTAAATTAAGGTCGAGGTGCGTGTGTCGACGGGTTCCGGAGAAAGCCCCAAGGTACGGCCGGCATGCGGAAATAAATTCTTTTAACAGTGGATAAAATTTTATCATCACCTGTATGAGGGGATTGCATGTTGACCACAAAAAGATGGTGTTCCATTCTGCTGATTGTTTTGACGCTGTGGGCGGGAGCAGCGTGGGGAGAAACTTTGGACCGCATTGTGGCGGTTGTGAACGGTGACGTTATCTTGTATAGTGAGCTTCAGGAAAAAGTCCGTCAGGTGGAAAAAATTTCTCCTGAGTCGAAGCCGGCCGATGCGACTTTGCAACCTCAATTCGAACGTCAGGTCCTGAATCAGATCATCCAGGAACGGCTGACGGAACAAGAAGTACGCCGCATGAAGATCGCCGTGAGCGACCGTGAAGTGGATGCCGCCGTCGATTCGCTCAAAAGGGAGAATAATTTTACAGACGCTCAATTTGAATATGTTGTGCAACAGGGAGGGCAGACCATCGAGCAGTTCCGGAGTGGAATCAAGAAAGAGCTGGAACGTTCGCGACTTCTGGAACGTGTGCTCAAATCCAAGACGGTGATTACCGATGAACAGGTTGATGCCTACTTGAAGAATGCGAAAACGGACGAAGGGAATACGAAGGAGCGTCTTAGGCTTTCCATCATTTTTTTGCCGACTTCGGAGGGGGCTCAGGGCAAGGATGCGGATGATGTTGAGAAGCTGGCAAGAGAGATTCATCGGCGTTTGAAAGGCGGGGGAGATTTTGCCAAACTGGCAAAAGAGTATTCCAAGGGCCCTGCGCCGGAAGAGGGTGGTGATATTGGCTACATTGCGGCGGAGGAGCTTGCGCCGGATATCGCGTCGGCCGTAAGGGGGCTCAATGCAAATGACGTGAGCGAGGTGGTGAAAGCTCCGGCTGGTTATTACATTGTAAAAGTTGTGGACGTACAGAGAGAGAAGCTGGATTCCGGGGATTCCAGTGCTCGCGATAAAGCCCGCAGGGCTTTATTTCAAAGAGAAATGAGTCGCAAGTTCGAAGAGTGGATCAAAGAGCTGGAGGCTCGGTCCTTCATCCAAGTTTCCCTATAGGGTGCCGAATATTATGAGTGAATTGTCGGAATACTTAAAGTCTGAGCGATTGCGTCAGGGGATGACACTGGAGAGCATTTCTCAACAAACCAGGGTAAGTGTCAACGCATTGCAAGCTTTAGAAGCAGGTGAGTTCGGTCGCATTGGGGCTCCCTTGCTGATCCGCAGCTTCGTTTCATCATATTGTTCAACATTGAGTATTGATCCAGGGCCCTTGTTGGAGAAATATAGCGCCGAAATTCAAGCTCGCAACTGGCAGGAAGAGGGGATTCAGCGCTATGGAACTCTATCGAAATCCTTTGAGAAAAAAAAGGGAACGCGGATTTTTGCCATCTTGATTCTTGGCATGGCATTGGTGGGAGCTCTTTACGGCGGCGTCTGGATATCAAACCGTCAGGACAAATTGTCTGTGTCTCAGTCGATCAACAATGACGGCTATCCGCAACAGGAACTGCCTTCAGATCTATCGGAAAGAGCCGTTCCTCCGAAAATCCCGGAAACGGAGGAAAGAGCTTCCGTTCCATCCCAGCCGGAGTATCCCCTTGGCGTCAAGAAAGAGGAGCCGAAAACTCAACCCCCCTCTGTGCCGCCTTCTCCAGCCTCTTCTTCGAAACCCGAAGAAGTTGCATCCGCTGAATTTGCCGCTCCAAAGCCTTCTGCTGCTGACCGCCCTGTAGTGGAGGGGACAGCGGAAGAGAAACCCGAGATGCCGCCGAGAGAGGTAGGTCAGAAACATCGTCTTACATTCGAAGCGAACCAGGAAACATGGGTCCAGGTCAAAGCCGACGCAGGAAAGCCGCAGAGCGTACTCCTCAAGCCGGGTGACACGCGAGAATGGGAAGCATCGGAAAAAGTCAGCCTGGTGATCGGAAATGCAGGTGGAGTCCAGTTGAAATGGGATGGGAAACCAGTGGCCATTCCCGGAAAATCTGGAAGTGTGGTACGTTTTCGACTTCCCGATCCTCGATATCTTAAAGAATAAGGAAAAATCTCGGATTCTGAAAAGGGTGTTCGTGTGAAGTGATGAAAATCGGAGGGTGGCAATCGGACTTTTTCATCCTGTTTCTATCCGCGGATTATGCAGATTGGATAGATTTTACCAAACCAGGATCGAAAGATTATTAATCTTCGAAAATCCGTGTAATCTGCGGATCGATTTAGCCCGATTTTCAACACGCTGGTGTGCGCGTTGAGTATTTTGTCGGGAGCAATCGATTCTGCATGTGTAGAGGACTATCGTCTGAAGGATCTGAGCGATGGGATTATCCTGCCCTTGCATCTTTCTGTATTACCTCCCGGAATTCCGACCCTCGACAAAGGAATGTTCTTTTATAATTTCTGGAAAATATGAAAATTTGCGAAACCGAGGCCATTGTTCTGCATACCAGGGACTACGGGGAATCTGACCGGCTGATCACTTTCTATTCCAAAGCGGCGGGAAAGCTCAGGGGAATTGCCAAAGGAGCGAGGCGGAGTCGAAAACGTTTTGTCCATGCATTTGAGCCATGCAGCCTGGTGCTCTTGACATATCGTGAACGAAAATCTCTCCTATGGGTTGAAGCTTGCAAATTATTGGAACCGTATTTAGCCTTAACGACTGAGGTCGAAAGGTGGGGATATGCAGCCCTGGTTTCTGAGATTTTGCTGGAGATGACCCCTGAAGGGGATGAGCAGGAAGAGCTCTTTTATCTTCTGACTGCCACCCTGGGCCAATTGACTGAGAGCAGAGATCCTCTGAACGTGATGCTGCTGTTTCTTATCCGGTTTATGGACATGATGGGCTACCTGCCCGAGCTCCAAAGCTGCAGCATATGTCGATGTCCTATTCGAACGTCCGCAAGGTGGGCCTGGCGTCTCAAACAGGGAACACTGGCTTGCCAGAAACACCGATTTTTGAATGATGATCACCTTTTGTTGGATGCGGGTACTTTGATTCTGATTCAACAGGTCAGGTCGTTGACCGTGGATAAGATTTGGCGATTACATTTTTTGCAGGAGAAAAAAGCTCCTCTTTTTTATGGTTTGATGGATTGGATTCGTGATCTTATCAGGAAAGAGCTGAAAAGTTTGAAGCTCTTGGAACAGGTTCAATCCGCATGCGGATTCAAAATTGAAAGGAATCAACGTTGGAGTGGATGACTCAATTTGAGCAGATTGCAGGCGCGCGCCCCGTCTTTGCCATTTTCCTGGCTTTCGCGGGCGGGCTTCTGGCGAGCTTTACCCCATGTACCTATCCTATGATGCCCATTACCGTTGCCTACATAGGTGGCAGATCTCACGGCAGCCGATGGAAGGGATTCATTCTTTCCGTGTTTTATGTTTTTGGATTGGCTTTGGTTTATTCGACCCTTGGAGCTTTTGCGGCGTTGACGGGTCAACTTTTTGGAGCACTGACCACCAATCGGTGGACGTACTTTTTTGTGGGAAATGTATGCCTTATCTTTGGTCTCGCGATGTTGGAGGTAGTTCCCCTTTCTCCCCCGGCTTTTTTGAACCGTGTTAGAGTGAAAGAAATTGGCGGGCATGATATTCTCACCAGTGTTTTATTGGGAGGAGCCTCTGCTTTGGTTGTGAGCAGTTGTACGACTCCCATTCTGGGTGTGCTTTTGACCATCGTAGCTGCCAAACATGATCTTGCATGGGGAGTGGGAATGCTTTTTGCCTTCGCCTATGGTATGGGAGGGTTGGTGATTCTGGTGGGAACTTTCACCGGTCTTCTTGCATCTTTTCCCCGCTCGGGAATTTGGATGCGACGAGTCCAGAGGGCTTTTGGCCTGGTCATGATTATCGCAGCCGAGTATTTTTTTATCAAAACAGGAGAATTCTGGTTATGAACCTAAAAAAGAATTTGTTTTTTTTGAAGTTGGCATTCATTTTTTTTCTGGGTGTCTCGTTTGTCACATCGAGTTTTACAGGGAAGGTCTTTGCGGAAGAGGGAAAGCAGATTCTGGCTTCTTTACTGGGTACTGATTCCAAAACAAAAGCCCCGGATTTTGAATTGAAAGATCTAAACGGAACCTCTGTCAAACTCAGCGATTACAAGGGGCAACGGCCTGTTCTGCTTTATTTCTGGGCGACGTGGTGTCCTTACTGTATAGAAGCCAAGCCAAAACTCGCTAAGTTGCGTCAGGAAATTGATCCAAAAGAGATGGAAATCCTGGGTGTCAACGTGGGAGGCGGCGACTCCTTGGAGCGGGTCAAGCGTTATCAAGAAGGCCATCCGGCTCCCTATCCCATTCTTTTCGATGCCCAGGGGAAGGTTTCCCGAAGCTATGGGGTTCAGGGAATCCCGCTTTTTATTATTGTGGACAAGGAAGGAAGCGAGGTTTACCGTGGGAACAATTTCCCGGAAAATCCTATGAAATACTTGAAATAGCCCGCTGTGATCGGAATAGCCGTACCTGCCATAACAAGCCAGTCTCCGTGAAGTGGCTTCAAAGGGGAATTATGAAAGATGTGCTCACCATCATCATGGCCGGAGGAAAGGGGCAGCGCCTCATGCCGCTTACCCAGGATCGTTCCAAACCTGCGGTGCCTTTTGGAGGCATATACCGCCTCATCGATATTCCCTTGAGCAACTGCATCAATTCGCAGCTCTATAAGATCCTGATTTTTCCGCAATACAAGTCCCAGTCCATGGTAGATCACCTGGAGGAGGGATGGAATATCTTTTCGGGAGATTTGGGCCATTATCTGCGGATTGCAGCTCCTCAGCAAAGATTCGGAGAACAGTGGTACAGGGGAACCGCGGATTGCGTGCGCCAGAACCTCTACCTCGTGGAAAGAGAGCAGCCAAAATTCGTGCTTATACTTTCGGGCGATCATGTCTATAAAATGGATTATGTGGCATTTCGCGAGTATCACGAAAAAAACGATGCGGATGTTACTGTGGGGCTGCTGGAAGTGGACCGTAGCCACGCTTCGGAATTCGGAATTGCCGAGGTCGACAATGATTTCAGGATTCGGGCATGGGAGGAAAAACCGAAAGACCCAAAACCCATTCCTGATGATCCCGATCGATCTCTCGCATCCATGGGGATTTATCTTTTTCGGACAGATCTGCTATTGGACCTTCTCACCAAATCCGAGGATGACGATTTCGGGCGTGATATCATTCCCAAGCTTATAGAAAGTCACAAGGTTTTGGCCTATCCCTACCGTCGTATGAACAAGATAAAAGATTATATTCATGTAGTGGATTCGGAAGGGGGGCGGCGGTTGTGCCTGGTGGATGGGACTCGCGATTCTCAGTACTGGCGGGATGTCGGGACTCTGGATGCCTACTGGAATGCCAATATGGATCTCACGGGTATCGATCCTTTTTTCAATCTTTACGGATCCCTCTGGCCCATTCGGACCTTCCAGCGGCAGTATCCCCCCGCAAAATTCGTCTTCAATCAACCGGATGGTAAACCGCCCCGCGTGGGAACCGCGGTGGATTCCCTTGTTTCCCCAGGCTGCATCATCAGCGGGGGAATCGTGAGAAGCTCTGTTCTATCCTATAAAGTTATGGTACGGAGTTGGGCGGAAGTGGATGAATCCGTCATCATGGATAATGTGGAGGTAGGGCGCTATTGCAAGATCAAGAAAGCCATTATCGATAAACACAATGTCATTCCACCGAATACGAAAATCGGTATTGATCCCCAGGAAGACCGTAAAAAGTTTCATGTGACTCCACGAGGAATTGTGGTGGTGCCCAAAAGATATTTTAGTCAGGAAGGCTGAATTTATTCGGACGCTTTCGCAGCATAAGAAATCCCCAGCTTTTGTGCGAAGGCTGGGGATTTCTTATTTGTGGGGAATCGAAGAAACTGTGTGTACTTTCGGCAACCTAAGGAGGGACTATGAACTGGTATCGACTCGATGTGCATCAGATACTTGCAGACCTGAACACTTCAGATCACGGTCTGACGGAGGCCGAGGCCAGGGAACGCCTTACGCAGTTTGGTCCAAACAAGCTGGCGGAAGTGGAAAAGATCGGTTTGCTGAAAATTCTGTTTCACCAGTTCATGAGTCCCTTGATCTACATTCTCGTGATTGCCGGGGTGGTTACCTTTTTCCTGGAGGAATACAAAGACACCGGGGTAATTGCCGCCGTGCTGATCTTGAACGCTCTCATCGGTTTCATTCAGGAATACAAGGCCGAGAAGCAGGTTCAGGCTCTGAAAAAGATGGTGGTGGCCAGGGCCCGGGTTGTCAGGGATGGAAAAGAGGTGGAGATCAACGGGGAAGATGTGGTGCCCGGGGACATAGTCCTGCTGGCCTCGGGAGGCCGAGTGCCGGCGGATGTCCGGCTCATCAAGACCATCGAATTCAAGGCCGATGAGTCTATGCTCACCGGGGAATCCGTTCCGGCGGAAAAAAAGAGTGAGGTCATCTCCGAGGAAAACCTCACCCCGGGCGATCAGCTCAACATGGCCTTCATGGGTACGGTAGTGGTCAACGGCCGGGGCAAGGGGATCGTAGTGGCCACCGGATCCCGGACGGTCCTAGGGCGCATCGCCAAAGATGTCCAGGAGGTCG
This region of Desulforhabdus amnigena genomic DNA includes:
- the recO gene encoding DNA repair protein RecO, whose protein sequence is MKICETEAIVLHTRDYGESDRLITFYSKAAGKLRGIAKGARRSRKRFVHAFEPCSLVLLTYRERKSLLWVEACKLLEPYLALTTEVERWGYAALVSEILLEMTPEGDEQEELFYLLTATLGQLTESRDPLNVMLLFLIRFMDMMGYLPELQSCSICRCPIRTSARWAWRLKQGTLACQKHRFLNDDHLLLDAGTLILIQQVRSLTVDKIWRLHFLQEKKAPLFYGLMDWIRDLIRKELKSLKLLEQVQSACGFKIERNQRWSG
- a CDS encoding cytochrome c biogenesis protein CcdA: MTQFEQIAGARPVFAIFLAFAGGLLASFTPCTYPMMPITVAYIGGRSHGSRWKGFILSVFYVFGLALVYSTLGAFAALTGQLFGALTTNRWTYFFVGNVCLIFGLAMLEVVPLSPPAFLNRVRVKEIGGHDILTSVLLGGASALVVSSCTTPILGVLLTIVAAKHDLAWGVGMLFAFAYGMGGLVILVGTFTGLLASFPRSGIWMRRVQRAFGLVMIIAAEYFFIKTGEFWL
- a CDS encoding peptidylprolyl isomerase; the encoded protein is MLTTKRWCSILLIVLTLWAGAAWGETLDRIVAVVNGDVILYSELQEKVRQVEKISPESKPADATLQPQFERQVLNQIIQERLTEQEVRRMKIAVSDREVDAAVDSLKRENNFTDAQFEYVVQQGGQTIEQFRSGIKKELERSRLLERVLKSKTVITDEQVDAYLKNAKTDEGNTKERLRLSIIFLPTSEGAQGKDADDVEKLAREIHRRLKGGGDFAKLAKEYSKGPAPEEGGDIGYIAAEELAPDIASAVRGLNANDVSEVVKAPAGYYIVKVVDVQREKLDSGDSSARDKARRALFQREMSRKFEEWIKELEARSFIQVSL
- a CDS encoding DUF4115 domain-containing protein, with the translated sequence MLEKYSAEIQARNWQEEGIQRYGTLSKSFEKKKGTRIFAILILGMALVGALYGGVWISNRQDKLSVSQSINNDGYPQQELPSDLSERAVPPKIPETEERASVPSQPEYPLGVKKEEPKTQPPSVPPSPASSSKPEEVASAEFAAPKPSAADRPVVEGTAEEKPEMPPREVGQKHRLTFEANQETWVQVKADAGKPQSVLLKPGDTREWEASEKVSLVIGNAGGVQLKWDGKPVAIPGKSGSVVRFRLPDPRYLKE
- the glgC gene encoding glucose-1-phosphate adenylyltransferase, which encodes MKWLQRGIMKDVLTIIMAGGKGQRLMPLTQDRSKPAVPFGGIYRLIDIPLSNCINSQLYKILIFPQYKSQSMVDHLEEGWNIFSGDLGHYLRIAAPQQRFGEQWYRGTADCVRQNLYLVEREQPKFVLILSGDHVYKMDYVAFREYHEKNDADVTVGLLEVDRSHASEFGIAEVDNDFRIRAWEEKPKDPKPIPDDPDRSLASMGIYLFRTDLLLDLLTKSEDDDFGRDIIPKLIESHKVLAYPYRRMNKIKDYIHVVDSEGGRRLCLVDGTRDSQYWRDVGTLDAYWNANMDLTGIDPFFNLYGSLWPIRTFQRQYPPAKFVFNQPDGKPPRVGTAVDSLVSPGCIISGGIVRSSVLSYKVMVRSWAEVDESVIMDNVEVGRYCKIKKAIIDKHNVIPPNTKIGIDPQEDRKKFHVTPRGIVVVPKRYFSQEG
- a CDS encoding peroxiredoxin family protein, yielding MNLKKNLFFLKLAFIFFLGVSFVTSSFTGKVFAEEGKQILASLLGTDSKTKAPDFELKDLNGTSVKLSDYKGQRPVLLYFWATWCPYCIEAKPKLAKLRQEIDPKEMEILGVNVGGGDSLERVKRYQEGHPAPYPILFDAQGKVSRSYGVQGIPLFIIVDKEGSEVYRGNNFPENPMKYLK